In Camelina sativa cultivar DH55 chromosome 17, Cs, whole genome shotgun sequence, the genomic stretch TCATCTCTGCTTTGTGTTTATGGTAAAACCTTGAGTATTCTGAGTTTTTAAAAGCTCACTAAACCGAGTTTATTAATTACAGGGAGGCATTGAAGATGGGGAGGATCCAATGTCAGCAGCCATGAGAGAGTTACAAGAAGAAACTGGGGTTGTTTCAGCTGAAATCGTCTCTGAGGTCACTTATTCAAACACTTGATACAATACAATGCTAGAACCAATATGAATAAGagaatttacaaaaaatttGGGTTCTTCAATGTCTTAAACAGGTCCCAAATTGGTTGACATATGATTTCCCACCTGCAGTAAAAGCAAAAGTTAACCGACTATGGGGCGGTGAATGGCATGGTCAAGCTCAGAAATGGTAAGTCTTCGATACTGCCTAGTTTCTTCAAAGAAGAGAATGTGGCTCATTGTTCTTAAAACTTTATGAATTCCAACACAGGTTTTTAGTGAGACTGAGAAACGATGAGGACGAAAGAGAGATCAATCTAGCAAACAACGAAGCGGATTCAGAGTTTGCGGAGTGGAAATGGGCGAAACCGGAAGAAGTTGTAGAGCAAGCAGTGGATTACAAAAGGCCAACCTACGAAGAAGTCATCAAGACTTTTGGTTCCTTCTTGAACGATACAGGAAGAGCTGCTAAATGTAAATCAGCCAAgtggtaatatatataagaaacacTAAAATCAATGTTTgcctttttataatttttgtaaactgttgttttatcttttttgggGGGGGTTCTTTTTAGTAGAACCCTTTTTGGAATGCAAAAGCTTTCTCTAGGggtttcttttacttttcatttttgtaaattGGTTGGTTATTGGTACATGGTACTagaaggttttggttttttccttttttaacatGGGGTCATTgtaataaaatctttgtttgGATTCACAGAGAAATGAGTTGTGTATGTGTTTATATAACTAAGTGTAAAGAGAATtctaatgtttttaaattttgttctaGTTAGCAACATGAATATAAAGCTCTTTGTTTGGAATCTAACAAGTGTAAAGAAAAATTCTAAAGGTTTAACATAACAAAAGTGGGAGGTAAATTAACAACCAAAGGTCCAAAACATTCTgagttacaaaacaaatatttcaataCACAACAAAGGAGAGAAAACTCCAACAAAACCAATTCCACTTAgacaaattctttaaaaaagCTAAACTAAAGAGAAACGAAACGGAGAGGTAAATGATAAATAATGGTTCACCGGATTAGTATGAATTCACTGGCAAAGCTGCTCAACAGCGGTCACGATCTGAGCCGGTTGAACCACGGTCCACTCCTCCAGTGTACCAGCGTAAGGTGTAGGAACGTCCTGAGAAGACAAACACATCACCGGAGCATCTAAATAGTCATGAAAGTTCTCATTAATGGCAGCTGTTAGACTTGCCCCAATCccaccggttctcatacactcCTCCACGATCAAAACCCGGTGTGTTTTCTTTACTGAGTTTCCGATCGTGTGGAGGTCGAATGGTTTTAGCGACCTGATGTCGATAACCTCAGGGTCATACCCTTTGTTCACCAAAGTTTTTGCTGCCTGCATCACATGGTACCTCATCCGCGAGTAAGTGAGGATGGTAATGTGTTCCCCTGGTCTGACCATCTCAGCTTCTTCAAGGTTACAGATGTAGTCTTCGTCTGGGATTTTCTCCTTGAGATTGTAAAGCAGAACGTGTTCGAAAAGAATCACAGGGTTCTCGCTTCTTATCGCGGCTTTCATCAAGCCTTTGGCATTGTAGGGAGTCGAGCAAGCAACCATCTGGATCCCAGGGATGGACTGGAAGTAAGATTCTAACCGCTGTGAATGCTCAGCACCAAGCTGGCGTCCAACTCCACCAGGCCCACGGATGACAACGGGAATGGTGAACTGACCACCGGATGTGTAGTGAAGCATTCCACAGTTGTTGGAGATTTGGTTGAAGGCGAGGAGGAGGAAACCCATGTTCATACCTTCAATGACAGGTCTTAGACCAGTCATGGCGGCTCCAATGGCCATACCTGTGAATGCATTTTCACAAATAGGAGTATCGAGAACCCTGAGGTCGCCGAATTTATCAGCAAGACCTTTGGTTACCTTGTAGGAGCCTCCGTAATGGCCTACATCTTCGCCCATAACACATACATTTGCATCTCTGTCCATCTCCTCTTCCAAACCTTCCTGAAGAGCCTCGAAAAGCAATAGTTCATGTCTGCAAgttcatatatatgaaaaaacatCCGTTATACTCGTGTTGTGACTTAGAGGACATCAACATGACAATGAAATTGATTGAATATGGCATGGAAATGTCTATCTGTGAGTTGTGACAATGGAT encodes the following:
- the LOC104757353 gene encoding nudix hydrolase 25, which encodes MENLPPGYRPNVGVCLINSDNLIFVASRLNVPGAWQMPQGGIEDGEDPMSAAMRELQEETGVVSAEIVSEVPNWLTYDFPPAVKAKVNRLWGGEWHGQAQKWFLVRLRNDEDEREINLANNEADSEFAEWKWAKPEEVVEQAVDYKRPTYEEVIKTFGSFLNDTGRAAKCKSAKW
- the LOC104757354 gene encoding pyruvate dehydrogenase E1 component subunit beta-2, chloroplastic — protein: MSSIIHGAGAATALSTFNPVDSKKLTNLSVRSQRYIVAGSEASKKKSFGSALTVRHSQKLIPNAVATKEADTSTSTGHELLLFEALQEGLEEEMDRDANVCVMGEDVGHYGGSYKVTKGLADKFGDLRVLDTPICENAFTGMAIGAAMTGLRPVIEGMNMGFLLLAFNQISNNCGMLHYTSGGQFTIPVVIRGPGGVGRQLGAEHSQRLESYFQSIPGIQMVACSTPYNAKGLMKAAIRSENPVILFEHVLLYNLKEKIPDEDYICNLEEAEMVRPGEHITILTYSRMRYHVMQAAKTLVNKGYDPEVIDIRSLKPFDLHTIGNSVKKTHRVLIVEECMRTGGIGASLTAAINENFHDYLDAPVMCLSSQDVPTPYAGTLEEWTVVQPAQIVTAVEQLCQ